A region from the Triticum urartu cultivar G1812 chromosome 1, Tu2.1, whole genome shotgun sequence genome encodes:
- the LOC125551904 gene encoding DNA-directed RNA polymerases II, IV and V subunit 11-like, which translates to MNAPDRYERFVVPEGTKKVSFEKDTKIMNAASFTIEREDHTIGNILRMQLHRDPNVLFAGYKLPHPLQYKIIVRIHTASQSSPTQAYTQAINDLDKELENLKQAFEDEKTRFERMKQGY; encoded by the exons ATGAATGCCCCTGACCGCTATGAGCGCTTCGTCGTGCCTGAGGGCACAAAGAA GGTGTCCTTTGAGAAGGATACAAAGATCATGAATGCTGCATCTTTCACAATTGAACGTGAGGACCACACCATCGGCAACATCCTCCGCAT GCAGCTGCACAGGGACCCAAATGTTCTCTTTGCTGGCTATAAGCTGCCTCACCCCCTTCAGTACAAGATCATTGTTAGG ATCCATACTGCAAGCCAATCCTCCCCAACGCAGGCGTATACCCAAGCAATCAATGATCTAGACAAGGAGCTCGAGAACCTGAAGCAAGCTTTTGAG GACGAGAAGACGCGATTCGAAAGGATGAAGCAGGGCTACTAG